Part of the Zygotorulaspora mrakii chromosome 2, complete sequence genome, AGTTCCTGCTACTTGTGAGACGAGTACTGTTCAACCAACTGAAATATTTACAAGCAAGAAAATGGGATGGTACATTAGTGGAAGCATATATAAACAAAGTCCTGAAGTGGTCGCCTCTGAGCGGCAATCCCAGGGTCTCTAACGGAATCCCACTTCATGTGATCGATATCCTGCTGGATGAATGGGAGAGGCTTTTGATCTCGGAAGACGAGGACACTAATGAGGAAGTTGACTTGACCCCGTTGGTCGACCAGACTCCATTAGCTGATAttataaatattttcacCGAATTATATTTGAACACAGATAACAGTAAAGTTCTTAGAAAAGCTATCAAGGAAAACTTATTCACAGATGAACGTCTTGTCAGATGGGAAATTGATTGCGGTTttccagaaaaaaagagcaataTTGATGAAGCTCATGAGGAAACCTCAGAAGATCCAGCCGACGAAGAAGCTGAGGAATGGCACGGATTTTGAACCCGTCCAGTTCTTTTTAAATAGTATTAGCTAGGATAATAAATATGTTTTACCCGGTTTACGCATTTGGTGGAGCTTTTACGAGGCGAAAAATCTGACATAGGAAATGAACACGTTAAATGAAATTCGAAATGACAACAGGTAATAGAAGGTGGGTTAATAAGTCAAAAACATAGCAGGAACAGCAGTATCAATCGTCTATAAGGATGGCTAAagtcaatgaaaaaaaagggGCGGTAAATCCAGTTGAAAAGCTTGCCGAGGCTCCCGTAGAATTCGTTAGAGAGGGTTCTCAATTTCTATCGAAATGTAAAAAACCTGACATGAAGGAGTACACAAAGATCATTAAGGCGGTTGGCATCGGTTTCGTCGCCGTTGGTATCATCGGGTATGCTATCAAGCTGGTCCACATTCCTATCAGATATTTGATTGTTTGAAGCAAGAAGGGCCAGAAGTGAAGAAAGTGCAAAAGGAATGACTACATTACAATTATTTCTCTATGAATTCAAGTTATTGTTTGAAAGGTTTCCAAACTCAGtaccaaaaaaatattcttttcgCCATATAATGATCCTTTTTAGCCAATTTTTGTAACTTTTATCGTTTCCTGTATAGCAAATGCCACTGACCAATAGTACGTTAATTATCGCCAAAACGGTTGCTGATCGCCATCGCAATGTAGGCTTGTATTATCTTGATGTGTACCGTTCGCACTTTTCTCGACCatttttgcattttcttcGCTCTTTGGATAAGtataaaaacaaatataCATTGCATACAAAGGATCTCATCGAAAAGAGATAAGCATAATAGAGAGGTATTGGCGCAGGCACATGGAAGAACAGTTACTTAAAAGAGAACCACAGGAGGTTATACAACCTATAGAATCTGCTGGGAGCGCAAAGTCGGACGCCGAACTGCAGGAAATGTTTGACAAGATTAAAACACATTTTCCGCCGGcgaaggtgaaaaaaataatgcaGACCGATGAAGATATAGGTAAAGTATCTCAGGCAACGCCCGTAATTGCTGGCAGGTCACTGGAGTTCTTCATTGCCCTCTTGGTGAAGAGAAGTAGCGACGTCGCCAAACAAATGGGGTGTAAGAGAATTAGTGGTGAAGtaatgaagaaaacaatattAAAAGACGAAAggtttgattttttgaggGAAAATGTATGTGGTGAGACGggagaagaggaggaaCAAGATGATTCACCAGTTGATGAATGATATGTACGATAGTAATGTAATAAATGTAAATTATAAGAAGCATCGAAATCACGTGTATTCTTTACACATCACCTTGCTGTGCAAGCCTTACATGAATTGAAACGGGATCTTATTAAGCGCATATCCATGAAATGTCGAAGAAATCCAAGAAGAATGATACAAAGCATTAGTTTGAACTATTTATCGATGCTTATAAGCCAACTAGGATCTCTTCAAGGTGATTCGAGTGTGATCGGA contains:
- the RRP1 gene encoding Rrp1p (similar to Saccharomyces cerevisiae RRP1 (YDR087C); ancestral locus Anc_8.221), encoding MDTTAFVKQLASNNRKVRDNALETVQKYLCTKSFKETKQIQFNKLWKGLYFAMWFSDRPRPQQRLANELAELHLLYFDERDNKSDVLTTNDKAFLKFSRAFWKVLSAEWLSIDRYRLDKFLLLVRRVLFNQLKYLQARKWDGTLVEAYINKVLKWSPLSGNPRVSNGIPLHVIDILLDEWERLLISEDEDTNEEVDLTPLVDQTPLADIINIFTELYLNTDNSKVLRKAIKENLFTDERLVRWEIDCGFPEKKSNIDEAHEETSEDPADEEAEEWHGF
- the SSS1 gene encoding translocon subunit SSS1 (similar to Saccharomyces cerevisiae SSS1 (YDR086C); ancestral locus Anc_8.220); its protein translation is MAKVNEKKGAVNPVEKLAEAPVEFVREGSQFLSKCKKPDMKEYTKIIKAVGIGFVAVGIIGYAIKLVHIPIRYLIV
- the BUR6 gene encoding negative cofactor 2 transcription regulator complex subunit BUR6 (similar to Saccharomyces cerevisiae BUR6 (YER159C); ancestral locus Anc_8.219), yielding MEEQLLKREPQEVIQPIESAGSAKSDAELQEMFDKIKTHFPPAKVKKIMQTDEDIGKVSQATPVIAGRSLEFFIALLVKRSSDVAKQMGCKRISGEVMKKTILKDERFDFLRENVCGETGEEEEQDDSPVDE